Proteins from a genomic interval of Desulfovibrio aminophilus DSM 12254:
- the groES gene encoding co-chaperone GroES, which translates to MKLKPLNDRVLVKRLETEEKTAGGIIIPDTAQEKPQKGKVIAAGPGKVDEDGKEVKMSVKKGDVVLFSKYAGTEIKIDGEEHLIMREDDILAVFEK; encoded by the coding sequence ATGAAGCTCAAACCGCTCAACGATCGCGTCCTGGTCAAGCGCCTGGAGACGGAGGAGAAGACCGCCGGAGGCATCATCATCCCCGACACCGCCCAGGAGAAGCCCCAGAAGGGCAAGGTCATCGCCGCCGGTCCCGGCAAGGTCGACGAGGACGGCAAGGAAGTGAAGATGTCGGTGAAGAAGGGCGACGTGGTCCTCTTCAGCAAGTACGCCGGCACCGAAATCAAGATCGACGGCGAGGAACACCTCATCATGCGTGAGGACGACATCCTGGCCGTTT